The genomic DNA AATGCTTGGACAAAATTTGCTGAATCTCTATCATTTCGGATTCGGTCAACCCGCCCTCCATTGCCACCGTCATCTTCTGCATTTCGTCCTCCGGAAGCTTGGACATCAGGATATTGAATATTTCTTCCTTCTGCTGGTCGGGCAGCTCATCCTTTTTAGCCAACAAATCATCCGGGGAGATGACGACCGCCTGATCCTGGTTCCCGAGTGCATCCTGCTGGGACTGTTGTTGCGATTGTTGTTGCGATTGGCCGGAAGCCATCCCTCCCATCACCGGAAGCGCGTCCTCTGGAATTCCCTCTTCCACATTCACGCCATCTTCGGCGGGACGATCAGACTCATTGCCGTTGCTGACGCCGCCCTCGCTATTCTCACTACCGCTCCCCGCACGATCTCCATTGCTGTTTCCAGCGCTATTCCCACCGGTTCCTGTATTCGCGCTTGCATTCATATTTTTATGATCTGTTTCGTCCGCCTTCCTGCCGCCCGGGTTTTTGCTGCCGGTTCCTTGGCCTCCAAAACCCAGCATGCCCTTCATCATGCTTCCAAGATTAGGCGATTGTACTTCAAGAGGAATGTTATAACTGCCCAGCAGTGATTGAATATACCAGTTCACGACATAACCAGTCGTGGCAACGGTTAATACGCTGACCATTACGACTGTGATCGATAGCTTTACCAGCCAAGCAACCCACTTCATCGTATACCTCCTTCTACGTCTTCTACCTATCAGTATGGACGATAGAGGAAGATTTCAACCTTCATAAAAGGAAAAAAGAAACGCAAAAAAGCCGCCCGGAGCAAACGTTCCCCACGAACGCTCCGGACGGCTAAATGTTATGACGCTATCGAATCCATCATACAGCAACCTTATTCATAAATCGGCAGCACTTGGTTTGTCTGATCGCGGTTTCGTCCCACGGAGAAGATCGCGATCGGAATGCCTGTCAGCTCGGATACACGCTTTACGTAATTCCGCGTCGTTTCCGGCAGATCATCGAGGGTTTTCACCCCGGTGATGTCCTCGGACCAGCCTGGGAGTTCCTCGTAGACCGCTTCGCACTCTGCAAGCATCTTGAGGCTGGCCGGGTAATGGCTGATTACTTCGCCCCGGTACTTATAGCCGGTGCAGATCTTGACCGTCTTCAGGCCGGTCAGCACGTCCAGCGAGTTCAGGGACAGGCCGGTCAGGCCGCTCACCCGGCGGGCATGGCGCACGACGACGCTGTCGAACCAGCCAACACGGCGCGGCCGTCCCGTTACGGTGCCATACTCATGCCCGGCCTCGCGGATCGAGTCGCCGACGGCATCGTTTAACTCCGTTGGGAACGGACCGTCGCCGACACGGGTCGTGTAGGCTTTCGCCACGCCGATGACCTGATCGATCTTCGACGGGCCAACGCCGGAGCCAATGCAAACCCCGCCTGCCGACGGATTCGAGGAAGTCACGAACGGATACGTGCCCTGGTCGATATCCAGCATGACGCCTTGGGCGCCCTCAAACAACACTTTGCGCTTCGCGTCGATAGCATCATTCAGAATGACTGACGTGTCCCGAACATATGGCCGGACGATTTCCGCATACCCTAAATATTGCTTCAGCACTTCCTCAACGTCCAGCGGCTCAGCGCCATATACCTGCTCGATAATATGGTTCTTCTCCTTCATGAGATGGCGCAGCTTTGTCTCGAACTCCTCGGGATCGAGCAGGTCGGCGATCCGGATGCCGTTGCGCGCGGCTTTGTCCATGTAAGCCGGGCCAATCCCTTTACGAGTTGTACCGATCTTGTTCGGCCCCTTGCGGTCCTCCTCCAGCGCATCCAGGACCGTATGGTAAGGCATGATGACATGCGCGCGATCGCTGATCACCAGATTGTCCGTCGTAAATCCGTTGTCATGAATATAATGGATTTCCTCGATAAGGGCTGCCGGGTTTACGACCATCCCGTTACCGATAACGCATATTTTGTCCTTATAAAAAATACCCGATGGAATTAAGCTCAGTTTGTACTTCTTCCCGTCAATAAGTATGGTGTGACCAGCGTTGTTTCCGCCTTGGTAACGCGCCACCACCTCTGCGCTTTCCGCCAGATAATCGGTGATTTTGCCCTTACCTTCGTCTCCCCATTGCGTTCCGACAACGACTACTGTTGACATGTACATTCCCCCGTCGGTGCGTAAGGCACCTAAATTTGCCTTGCTCGGATTCCATACGTCAGATTCATTTTTGCCTTCAGCCACTGTGGATCTGCTCGATCCAGAGCAGCAGCAATACAAGTGTAACAAGCGCGATTTTCAATGTCAAATTAAAAGACGAACAATCACGTATTTCGATACGTGATTGTTCGGATTCTGGCATGAAAATCTGTAATATAAGGACAATGCCGTTATTTAGTTTATAATTCACCCCGCAAACGCGTCAGTATGCGCGCGTTCGTAATTCGCGAACTTATTGAAGTTCTTCAAGAACACCAGCTCTACGGTACCGACCGGGCCGTTACGCTGTTTGGCAATGATAATCTCGATGATGTTCTTTTTCTCCGTCTCCTGATTGTAGTAATCATCCCGGTACAAGAATGCGACGATATCCGCATCCTGCTCAATCGAACCCGACTCCCGCAAGTCGGACATCATCGGCCGCTTGTCCTGCCGCTGCTCTACGCCCCGGCTAAGCTGGGACAAGGCGATGACCGGAACCTCAAGCTCACGGGCGATTTGCTTCAGCGTACGCGATATTTCCGATACCTCCTGCTGCCGGTTCTCCCCCGGCTTGCCGCGCCCATGGATAAGCTGCAGGTAATCGATCACGATCATGCCAAGGCCTTTCTCCTTCTTGAGCCGGCGGCACTTCGCCCGAATATCGGCTACCGTTACCCCAGGCGTATCATCGATATAAATCTCCGATTCCGACAATGCGGCAATCCCCATCGTCAGCTTGGACCAATCGTCGTCGTTTTTGAAGTCCCCTGTTCGCATGACTCCCGCGTCCAGATTCGCCTCCGCGCAAATCATCCGCTGAACGAGCTGAGCCGCCGACATCTCCAGACTGAAGATGGCGACGGTCTCTTTGGCCCGAACGGCCACGTTCTGGGCAATGTTCAGGGCAAACGCCGTCTTACCGACAGATGGACGAGCCGCCACGATAATCAGGTCATTCCGCTGGAAGCCGGACGTCATCCGATCGAGATCGACGAAGCCCGAAGGGATTCCCGTGGTATTGCCCCGATTTTGGTGCAGCTCCTCCACTTTTTCGAACACTTCCATTAAAACATCGCGTATTGCAATAAAGCCGCTGCCGGATCGGCTATTGGAAATTTCGAGGATTTTCCGCTCCGCATCGCTCAGCAGGCCGCCGACATCTTCACCGCCCGCATAACCCTCGCTAACGATTTGCGTAGCCGTACGGATAAGTCGGCGAAGCATGGACTTCTCTTCTATGATGCGAGCGTAGTAGTCGACGTTAGCCGCCGTAGGCACCGCGTTAGCCAGCTTCGCCAGATAACTGACTCCGCCGATATCCTCCAGCTCCCCCCGATCCTGAAGCTTCGAGGTTAGCGTAACCAGGTCGATCGGCTGACTTTCCTCGCCAAGCTGCACCATGGCTTCATAGATTAATTGGTGAGGAGGATCATAGAAATCTTCCGTCCGCACCCGTTCCATGGCGGTAATCAGCGCTTCCGACTGCAGCAGTATTGCCCCAAGCACCGCCTGCTCCGCTTCAAGATTCTGCGGGGGAATACGGTCGAAAAATTGATCTCCCGCCATTTTATTCCTCCGTCACTTGAACCTTCAACGTCGACTTCACGTCGGGGTGCAGCTTCACTGGCACCTGAGTGACGCCCAGCGTCCGGATCGGCTCGGCAAGCTCGATTTTGCGCCGGTCGATCTTCACGCCCGCTTTCGCCAAGGCTTCGGCGATTTGCTTATTCGTGATCGCTCCGAACAGGCGGCCGCCCTCTCCCGCTTTGGCTTGCAGTGTTACTGTCATCTCCTCCAGCTTTTTGCCCAGCTCGACAGCTTCTGCCTTCTCCTGAGCCTTGCGCTTCTCTTCCGCCGCATTCTGAACCTCCAGCGTCTTAACGTTGCCTTCGGTAGCTACACGAACCAGCCCCCGCGGAATCAGAAAGTTCTGTGCGTAACCTTCGGATACGTTTTTAATTTCCCCTTTTTTGCCTTGACCCTTTACGTCCTTTAAGAAAATGACTCTCATTCGAATAACCCCTCTTCCTTTTCTATTTCATCCAGTACTTCGAGCAGCCTTCTCTCCGCCTCCGCCTGGGTTCCTTCCAATTGTACCGCAGCGTTCGTCAGATGGCCGCCTCCGCCAAGCCGCTCCATTACGATTTGCACATTCATGTTCCCCAAGGAACGGGCACTGATGCCGATGAGGCCATCGGGCCGCTCGCTAATCACGAACGATGCCAGCACATTCGTCATATTCAGCAGCGTGTCCGCCACCTGGGCGATCAGCAGCTGCGGAATTTTGCGGTTCGGCTCCGTCACCGCCAGCGCGATATGATTATGAATCATGCGCGCATGCTTTATAATATCGGCTTTGGCGATATATTCCTGCAGGTCTTCCTTCAGAACCCGCTGTACCATCACGCTGTCCGCGCCGATGCGCCGCAGAAATGCCGCGGCCTCGAACGTACGCGATCCCGTATGGAGCGCGAAATGCTTCGTATCCACCGTAATTCCGGCAAGCAAGGTCGTCGCCTCCAGCGGGCTGAGCTCCACCTTCTCGTGAATATACTGGATCAGCTCGGTAACGAGCTCGCTGGCCGAGGAAGCATAAGGCTCCAGATAGACAAGCACCGCATCATTGATGAACTCCTCGCCCCGCCGGTGGTGGTCAACGACCACGACCCGGCTGGCCTCTTCAACCAGCTTCGGCTCCATCGTCATCGAAGCCTTATGCGTATCAACGACGATTAATAACGTGTGCTCGGTCATCAAATCGAGCGCATACTCCGACGTAATGAAGCGGCGCCGCAAGGGCTCTTCCTTCTCGATCCGCTCCATTAGCCGGTCGATGCCCGGATTCTTATCGTCGAGCACAATATGCGCCTCGACCTGGAACATATCGGCGGCCTTCAGCACGCCGATAGAGGCCCCGATGACGTCCAAATCCGGCATGCGGTGGCCCATAATTATAACTCTGTCGCTCTCCTGCATCAAATCGCGGAGAGCATGGGCGATGACGCGCGCCCGCACGCGCGTCCGCTTCTCTATGGCGCCCGACTTGCCGCCATAGAACGAGAGCCGCTGACCGGCCTTCACCGCGGCCTGGTCCCCCCCGCGCCCGAGCGCCATATCCAGACTCGACTGGGCAAGTTCGCCCAGCTCGCTGAAGCGCTCGGTGCCGAAGGCGAGGCCGATGCTCAGCGTCATCGGCACCTTCAGGTCCGCGGTCATCTCGCGGACCTCGT from Paenibacillus woosongensis includes the following:
- a CDS encoding adenylosuccinate synthase, whose amino-acid sequence is MSTVVVVGTQWGDEGKGKITDYLAESAEVVARYQGGNNAGHTILIDGKKYKLSLIPSGIFYKDKICVIGNGMVVNPAALIEEIHYIHDNGFTTDNLVISDRAHVIMPYHTVLDALEEDRKGPNKIGTTRKGIGPAYMDKAARNGIRIADLLDPEEFETKLRHLMKEKNHIIEQVYGAEPLDVEEVLKQYLGYAEIVRPYVRDTSVILNDAIDAKRKVLFEGAQGVMLDIDQGTYPFVTSSNPSAGGVCIGSGVGPSKIDQVIGVAKAYTTRVGDGPFPTELNDAVGDSIREAGHEYGTVTGRPRRVGWFDSVVVRHARRVSGLTGLSLNSLDVLTGLKTVKICTGYKYRGEVISHYPASLKMLAECEAVYEELPGWSEDITGVKTLDDLPETTRNYVKRVSELTGIPIAIFSVGRNRDQTNQVLPIYE
- the dnaB gene encoding replicative DNA helicase yields the protein MAGDQFFDRIPPQNLEAEQAVLGAILLQSEALITAMERVRTEDFYDPPHQLIYEAMVQLGEESQPIDLVTLTSKLQDRGELEDIGGVSYLAKLANAVPTAANVDYYARIIEEKSMLRRLIRTATQIVSEGYAGGEDVGGLLSDAERKILEISNSRSGSGFIAIRDVLMEVFEKVEELHQNRGNTTGIPSGFVDLDRMTSGFQRNDLIIVAARPSVGKTAFALNIAQNVAVRAKETVAIFSLEMSAAQLVQRMICAEANLDAGVMRTGDFKNDDDWSKLTMGIAALSESEIYIDDTPGVTVADIRAKCRRLKKEKGLGMIVIDYLQLIHGRGKPGENRQQEVSEISRTLKQIARELEVPVIALSQLSRGVEQRQDKRPMMSDLRESGSIEQDADIVAFLYRDDYYNQETEKKNIIEIIIAKQRNGPVGTVELVFLKNFNKFANYERAHTDAFAG
- the rplI gene encoding 50S ribosomal protein L9, yielding MRVIFLKDVKGQGKKGEIKNVSEGYAQNFLIPRGLVRVATEGNVKTLEVQNAAEEKRKAQEKAEAVELGKKLEEMTVTLQAKAGEGGRLFGAITNKQIAEALAKAGVKIDRRKIELAEPIRTLGVTQVPVKLHPDVKSTLKVQVTEE
- a CDS encoding DHH family phosphoesterase, with translation MPNLLQKRWHGYQTVWVFALQLLLVIFISYYNWVLGLISLCLVCGLTYVMLRAERRFRKELVRYVTDLTYRIKRVEGEAVSRLPFGIMLYSEERTVEWHNRFVNKMFGQDSVVGQPLSELLPALPPYPSRDKKDAAANTISTVEAAVADRHYELTVLHDERLIYVHDITEFAVLRDRYEDERAALGIVMLDNLDEATQGMDDQQRTALIARVATALTEWAKQYRVYLRRLSSERYLMMLNQKSLNELEQSRFVILDEVREMTADLKVPMTLSIGLAFGTERFSELGELAQSSLDMALGRGGDQAAVKAGQRLSFYGGKSGAIEKRTRVRARVIAHALRDLMQESDRVIIMGHRMPDLDVIGASIGVLKAADMFQVEAHIVLDDKNPGIDRLMERIEKEEPLRRRFITSEYALDLMTEHTLLIVVDTHKASMTMEPKLVEEASRVVVVDHHRRGEEFINDAVLVYLEPYASSASELVTELIQYIHEKVELSPLEATTLLAGITVDTKHFALHTGSRTFEAAAFLRRIGADSVMVQRVLKEDLQEYIAKADIIKHARMIHNHIALAVTEPNRKIPQLLIAQVADTLLNMTNVLASFVISERPDGLIGISARSLGNMNVQIVMERLGGGGHLTNAAVQLEGTQAEAERRLLEVLDEIEKEEGLFE